A single genomic interval of Drosophila virilis strain 15010-1051.87 chromosome 2, Dvir_AGI_RSII-ME, whole genome shotgun sequence harbors:
- the SdhCL gene encoding succinate dehydrogenase cytochrome b560 subunit, mitochondrial, with amino-acid sequence MYSVYRNFGQLQRGAYRAHITLCNHRINVKPLILQTVHFSKSKGSDGEVRLGNDGKKLADGKKPPMSKKGPVGPPKIDMRIIPASYHNLSYEELNKKLGRAMSPHLSIYKKQLTSVMSIFLRISGFILGIGIWTIGLTGLLCDIDVNAMAEKIEKCDCSRTVFNMLKLFIIIPFAYHIVAGTRHLIWHLNVFLSKREIYATGYAAIVLTFILAAALAGIDVQEKTNELSKVSNDGEITLELKTLLNEETEEIDEHELDNEMTEADAKEV; translated from the exons ATGTACTCCGT ATACCGCAACTTTGGTCAACTGCAACGAGGTGCTTATCGTGCTCACATAACCCTGTGTAACCACCGCATCAATGTCAAGCCCCTAATACTCCAAACTGTCCACTTCTCAAAGTCTAAAGGCAGCGATG GTGAGGTACGTTTAGGAAATGATGGCAAAAAACTAGCTGACGGTAAAAAGCCTCCAATGAGCAAAAAGGGACCCGTCGGTCCGCCTAAAATCGACATGAGAATCATTCCCGCTTCATATCATAATCTGAGCTATGAGGAGCTGAATAAAAAACTAGGTCGCGCGATGTCGCCACATCTGAGTATCTATAAGAAACAGTTGACCTCAGTGATGTCCATATTTCTGCGTATAAGCGGATTTATTCTGGGCATAGGAATTTGGACAATTGGGTTGACTGGTTTGCTTTGCGATATAGATGTCAATGCCATGGCAGAGAAGATCGAGAAATGTGATTGCAGTAGGACCGTTTTTAATATGCTCAagctttttataataataccTTTTGCCTATCATATTGTGGCGGGAACACGGCACTTGATCTGGCATCTGAATGTTTTCCTTAGCAAACGAGAGATTTATGCAACCGGGTATGCTGCCATCGTTTTGACCTTTATTTTGGCAGCGGCCTTAGCCGGCATTGATGTTCAGGAAAAAACTAATGAGCTATCTAAGGTATCAAATGATGGCGAAATCACGTTAGAGTTGAAAACACTGCTTAACGAGGAGACCGAAGAAATCGATGAACACGAGTTAGACAATGAAATGACCGAAGCTGATGCAAAAGAGGTGTAA
- the LOC138910918 gene encoding uncharacterized protein isoform X2, whose protein sequence is MENININDVSIATLKSWLALLNLPTEGTKTELMARLNKVPVDIRDDAAKELEVQRNKEQTIEAQNELQNIMQQQRDEIANGAEMLKLMRLEIEASRKFLEEFQVTVNRNSHIGGSDGGEQESEVGDLLQLEDGHTEERPRSTDGNAGAADYTGTDGNAGAADHAGAAGNAGAAGRIDESGNAVGGNLNNGIQTGAMMLAKEILLEFTGESEVRKWVMQFFNVAKIYRLNDMQQHLLCISKLKGGALKWLHADPMRIIAPIDEMLNQLVLAFGGGFSKSELRQKFEDRVWKPDEVFATYFSEKSILAQDINIDVEELMEGIIRGIPCENLRTQASMHCFTNPAQILRAFAAIKLPIKRVRNHVVKQTAQEAQADKQQRCYNCNVKGHWAKDCLKPKREAGSCYACGSKDHLIAGCPNKKYDMENKYNAL, encoded by the coding sequence atggaaaatataaatataaatgacgtgtcaatagcgacattgaaaagttggttggcattactaaatttgccaacagagggtaccaaaactgagctgatggcgagattaaataaggtaccagtggatatccgagacgatgctgcaaaggaacttgaagttcaacgtaacaaggaacagacaattgaggctcaaaatgagttgcaaaacataatgcaacaacagcgtgacgaaatagcaaatggcgccgagatgctgaaattgatgcgtctcgaaattgaagcgtctcgaaaattcctagaagaatttcaagtaacggtgaaccgcaactcgcacatcggcgggagcgacgggggagagcaagaaagtgaagtcggcgatttattgcagctagaggatggtcacactgaagaaagaccacggtcgacggatggcaacgctggtgcagctgattacactggaacggatggcaacgctggtgcagctgatcacgctggtgcagcgggcaacgctggggcagctggaaggatcgacgaaagtggcaacgctgtcggaggcaacttaaataatggcatccaaactggagcgatgatgttagccaaggaaattttattagaatttactggagaaagtgaggtgcgtaaatgggtaatgcaattcttcaatgtggccaagatctacagactaaatgatatgcaacagcacttgctttgtataagcaaattgaaaggcggtgctttgaagtggttgcatgcagaccctatgcgcatcattgctccgattgacgagatgctaaatcaattggttttggccttcgggggaggattttcgaagtcggaactacgacagaagttcgaggatcgggtttggaaaccagatgaggtgttcgccacatattttagcgaaaaaagcatattggcacaggacatcaacattgatgtagaggagttaatggagggtattattcgaggcataccttgcgaaaacttgcgcactcaagctagtatgcattgctttaccaatccggctcaaattttacgtgcgtttgcagctataaagttgccaattaaacgggtacgaaaccatgtagtgaaacaaactgcacaggaagcacaggcggacaaacaacaacgttgctacaattgcaatgttaagggccattgggcc